The following nucleotide sequence is from Pseudomonas sessilinigenes.
CGCCGGTCGAATACCAGGCTGTTGCTCTGCGCCCGATACTCGGGACCCACGCCGAAAATCTTCCGCGACTCTCCAGCCCCCCCGTGCACAGGCGGCGCACCGCAACGGGTGATCCGCAGCAAGCGGAAATCCTCGCCGACAATCTCCTTCATCAACACGGCCGCGGCCGCCATGTCCCGCTCCAGCAGAAAGCTTTGCAGCGCGACATCGGCCACTGCCGGCTCACCGAAGGTCAACACGCCCACCCCCGGCTCCTGGTGATAACCAATACTGGAGAAGGCATAGGTCAACGGCAGGAAACGCAAGGCCAGGCTCAACGCATCCGCCGGGGTCGCACTGCTGATCAGGCCGTAGCCGAACAAGCCATAGGTGGAAAAGTGATAGCGCAGCCCTACTTCGTGGCCCAGCCCTGGTGGATCCCCCAGCAACTCCAGCAGATTACCCACCAGCCGCAACTCCTGGGCCGCCGACAACAGACTGTTGGGGTCCTGCAGTTGCGCCATGGACAGCCTCGAACCCGCCAGCAGGCGTGCCAGGGGCAGGCCCCGCTCACGACCGAAGTTCACCAGCAGCAAAGCGCTGGAAGGTCCGCGAGTGAACGACTGAATGCTCATGGGCTGACTCATCCGGTGACGATTTGGCCCAAATACTAAAGCACTTGTCACGTTGCAGCATGGGGTCCATGAGCGATTGCCTCCATGCTTGACCCCCATCGGCGCCGCACTCTCGATCCAGGGGCGCGGTACCGCACCACACAACAAGAACAACGAGGTCGTCATGCCTGCACCCATCACTGCCAAGAACCCGGAGCACGACTCCAGCATCCCCCTTGAAGCCATCATCATCGGCACGGGCTTCGGCGGCCTGGGCATGGGCATTGCCCTGCGCAAGGCTGGGGTCAGCCGCTTTCTCATCCTGGAAAAAGGCCAGGACGTCGG
It contains:
- a CDS encoding AraC family transcriptional regulator is translated as MSIQSFTRGPSSALLLVNFGRERGLPLARLLAGSRLSMAQLQDPNSLLSAAQELRLVGNLLELLGDPPGLGHEVGLRYHFSTYGLFGYGLISSATPADALSLALRFLPLTYAFSSIGYHQEPGVGVLTFGEPAVADVALQSFLLERDMAAAAVLMKEIVGEDFRLLRITRCGAPPVHGGAGESRKIFGVGPEYRAQSNSLVFDRRWLHRSLPQANPVTVSMCEQMCRQLLEQRQMHPGVVAQVRQHLDALPAGAVADLPAMARLNRTSVRTLKRRLQEQGSSYRQLLAEHRRRQALELLGNPGLSLTQVAQRLGFSDLSSFSQSFKRWFGVAPSQYRQGPGG